One Leptospira wolbachii serovar Codice str. CDC genomic region harbors:
- a CDS encoding EVE domain-containing protein, with amino-acid sequence MKYWLFKTEPDVFSIDDLIREKLSYWEGVRNYQARNYLRDEVKLGDLVLFYHSRLDPPGIVGIAEVAKEATPDPYQFDPNHKYFDPKLKGTEPRWYGVHLKPHTKFKDLIPLDTLRNTKGLEKMVVTQKGSRLSIQPVAKKEFEIVVKMGK; translated from the coding sequence ATGAAGTATTGGCTCTTTAAAACAGAACCAGATGTCTTTTCCATTGACGACCTAATCAGAGAAAAACTTTCTTATTGGGAAGGGGTAAGAAACTACCAAGCACGTAACTATCTTCGCGATGAAGTAAAGTTAGGTGACTTGGTTTTATTTTATCATAGTCGCTTAGATCCCCCAGGGATAGTGGGCATCGCAGAAGTGGCAAAGGAAGCAACCCCTGACCCTTACCAGTTTGATCCCAATCATAAATACTTTGATCCAAAACTAAAAGGAACGGAGCCAAGATGGTACGGAGTGCACTTAAAACCCCACACAAAATTTAAAGATCTGATTCCTCTGGATACATTAAGAAATACCAAAGGATTAGAGAAAATGGTTGTGACACAAAAAGGATCTAGGTTGTCGATTCAACCTGTGGCTAAGAAAGAATTTGAAATTGTAGTCAAAATGGGAAAGTAG
- the pth gene encoding aminoacyl-tRNA hydrolase, giving the protein MKLIVGLGNPGDKYNNNRSNIGFKILDVIANNIGIEIKTKKKKSLIGRGDFEGDEVVLLKPQTFSDLSGESVLYIASFLKIQVKDIVVIHEDVGLDLGQIVVTKGGENDVNPGVNSVSVSLRSPNFIRIRIGVLNSAFDPKKREEFLREDFEPLENLSLIQIINDAEAAIRSISMGDIDEVIQKYHL; this is encoded by the coding sequence ATGAAGTTAATTGTAGGGCTAGGAAATCCTGGCGATAAATATAATAACAATCGATCTAACATTGGTTTCAAGATTCTAGATGTCATTGCAAACAACATTGGCATCGAAATCAAAACGAAGAAAAAGAAATCTCTCATCGGTCGTGGTGACTTTGAAGGGGACGAAGTGGTTTTACTCAAACCACAAACCTTCAGTGACCTTTCCGGTGAGTCGGTTCTCTACATTGCCTCCTTTTTGAAAATCCAGGTAAAAGACATTGTGGTCATCCATGAAGATGTCGGGTTAGATCTCGGCCAAATCGTAGTCACCAAAGGTGGAGAAAACGATGTCAACCCTGGGGTCAACTCGGTTTCTGTCTCATTACGATCCCCCAATTTTATACGAATTCGGATCGGCGTTCTTAATTCAGCCTTCGATCCTAAAAAAAGAGAAGAATTTTTACGTGAAGATTTTGAGCCATTAGAGAACCTGAGTTTGATACAGATCATCAATGACGCCGAAGCGGCGATTCGTTCGATTTCCATGGGGGATATTGACGAAGTGATTCAGAAATATCACCTTTGA
- a CDS encoding WYL domain-containing protein — translation MNPSTLRAASKLNLIRLLASHPEGLGLEEIQSVTGHKSISSLKKDLGELYMIEMYPYSPTDAVDLDFDGEKVKIRLPIAVDSALPLSPKEWSLLRSLLITQKTKEDSKLNLSILNKIDSVIPSGDWSPYQKSKETIVKAIDEKKILTIVYWKRDTKEKETRTLAPWILWEENDSYLLAFDLTKQGFRSFRLDYILDITITDTKYPNLPDTAGEFLEGFKQLFGADSENKDFAKLWITDSASYHLGMKLILEPTGAQKQIGDTLYREFQAPIRDQNWFVQTILGYGTSVLVSEPTELKNSIQFHLQSIAPSKPNLHIES, via the coding sequence ATGAATCCATCCACTCTTCGGGCCGCCTCCAAATTAAATTTAATCCGCCTTCTGGCTTCCCATCCAGAAGGGCTTGGACTAGAAGAAATTCAAAGCGTAACGGGACACAAATCCATATCCTCACTCAAAAAAGATTTGGGTGAGTTGTATATGATTGAGATGTATCCTTATTCACCGACCGATGCTGTGGATTTAGATTTTGATGGGGAGAAGGTAAAAATCCGACTCCCCATTGCTGTTGATTCGGCCCTCCCACTTTCCCCAAAAGAATGGTCCCTCCTCAGATCACTATTAATCACACAAAAAACAAAAGAAGATTCTAAACTCAATCTTTCCATCTTAAACAAAATTGATTCGGTGATTCCTTCTGGCGATTGGTCTCCTTATCAAAAATCAAAAGAAACCATTGTAAAAGCAATTGATGAAAAAAAAATACTAACGATTGTTTATTGGAAGCGTGACACTAAGGAAAAAGAAACAAGGACTTTAGCTCCTTGGATCCTTTGGGAAGAAAACGATTCATATCTTTTGGCTTTTGATCTTACCAAGCAAGGATTCCGATCCTTTCGTTTAGATTATATTTTAGACATTACCATCACTGATACAAAATATCCGAATCTACCTGATACCGCAGGTGAATTTTTAGAAGGGTTCAAACAATTGTTTGGTGCCGATTCCGAAAACAAAGACTTTGCAAAACTATGGATCACTGATTCTGCCTCTTATCATTTAGGAATGAAACTGATCCTAGAACCAACGGGAGCCCAAAAACAAATTGGTGATACTCTTTACCGAGAATTTCAAGCTCCCATCCGAGACCAAAACTGGTTTGTCCAAACCATCTTAGGATACGGAACCTCTGTATTGGTGTCGGAACCTACCGAATTAAAGAACTCCATCCAATTCCATTTACAATCCATAGCGCCTTCGAAACCGAATCTTCACATAGAATCTTAG
- a CDS encoding 50S ribosomal protein L25/general stress protein Ctc, translating to MEKISIKAQTRTSKGKGPARRMRVEGLVPANIIGSGEAKSASVVEKEIQKLIDSGIRKATLIDLELDGKTERVFVKEIQRFPHTGQIRHIDFFKVTPGKKILTTVAIKTTGVAKGSKAGGQFEHLVHEIKVKSTPEDLTDVITIDVSGLDIGNMIKVSELPHPASWEILINGDPIVASCSKTKAILAAERAEKAEAETKGKPAAKKAGKK from the coding sequence ATGGAAAAAATCAGTATCAAAGCACAAACAAGAACTTCTAAAGGAAAAGGTCCTGCCAGAAGAATGCGTGTGGAAGGTTTAGTACCGGCGAACATCATCGGAAGCGGTGAAGCAAAATCGGCAAGTGTTGTCGAAAAAGAAATCCAAAAACTCATCGACTCAGGAATCCGTAAGGCAACCCTCATTGACCTGGAACTTGATGGTAAAACAGAAAGAGTTTTCGTAAAAGAAATTCAAAGGTTTCCACACACAGGTCAAATCCGTCACATTGACTTCTTTAAAGTAACTCCTGGTAAAAAGATCCTCACAACAGTGGCAATCAAAACAACTGGTGTTGCAAAAGGTTCCAAAGCAGGTGGCCAGTTCGAACACCTCGTTCATGAAATCAAAGTGAAGTCAACTCCTGAAGATTTAACTGACGTAATCACAATTGATGTCAGTGGTTTGGATATCGGAAACATGATTAAAGTTTCTGAACTTCCGCACCCTGCGTCTTGGGAAATCCTAATCAATGGTGATCCGATTGTTGCTTCTTGTAGCAAAACAAAGGCAATCCTTGCTGCTGAACGTGCTGAAAAAGCGGAAGCAGAGACCAAGGGCAAACCAGCAGCGAAAAAAGCTGGAAAGAAATAA
- a CDS encoding 4-(cytidine 5'-diphospho)-2-C-methyl-D-erythritol kinase, translating to MVSLNSIAKGKINIGLMIPYKREDGLHEIRSVFVPISFGDPMEIQVYPLSVGQTSSFHLVSENHLHGYRHEKFEEVSERGDLTRNILYKAFQKLTSYLREPVSITIHLQKYLPPEGGIGGGSSNAGLFLKELFPWTHLPKEEEIPLAKSIGADVPFFLQPSSCYVSGIGEVLEPISVAKGSGILAIPPFGLSTASMYLGLQKSLQKPYGSEVWKFLAEDLIRSLQVGDWAYLQNRLENEFEKIAFQTQPLLKELKLGFYESGAVYASLSGSGSCYYGIYPSDRERDEALRIVSDRFPDMEFRTFSF from the coding sequence ATGGTTTCCTTGAATTCTATTGCAAAGGGAAAGATTAACATTGGTTTGATGATTCCCTACAAACGGGAAGATGGACTCCACGAAATCCGCAGTGTCTTTGTTCCTATTAGTTTTGGTGATCCGATGGAAATCCAAGTTTATCCCCTCTCTGTTGGCCAAACCTCAAGTTTCCACTTAGTTTCGGAAAACCATCTCCACGGTTACCGGCATGAAAAATTCGAAGAAGTTTCCGAAAGAGGAGATCTAACCCGAAACATTCTCTATAAGGCCTTTCAGAAGTTAACTTCGTACCTTCGTGAACCCGTTTCTATCACCATCCATTTACAAAAATACCTTCCACCCGAAGGGGGAATTGGGGGTGGGAGTAGCAATGCAGGTCTTTTCTTAAAAGAACTCTTCCCGTGGACCCATCTTCCGAAAGAAGAAGAGATTCCCTTGGCAAAATCCATTGGAGCGGATGTCCCTTTCTTCCTACAGCCCTCCTCTTGTTACGTGAGTGGGATTGGTGAGGTCTTAGAACCCATATCTGTAGCAAAAGGGTCAGGAATTTTGGCCATCCCTCCCTTCGGACTTTCTACAGCATCTATGTATTTAGGCCTTCAAAAAAGTTTACAAAAACCCTATGGTTCCGAAGTATGGAAATTTCTGGCAGAGGATTTAATTCGAAGTCTTCAGGTCGGGGATTGGGCATACCTGCAAAACAGGCTCGAGAACGAGTTTGAAAAAATCGCTTTTCAGACCCAACCCTTACTAAAGGAATTGAAATTAGGGTTCTATGAGTCGGGAGCAGTCTATGCTTCTTTATCGGGTTCGGGTTCTTGCTATTACGGCATTTATCCTTCAGATAGAGAGAGAGACGAAGCCCTTCGCATTGTCTCCGATCGATTCCCCGATATGGAATTTCGAACGTTCTCTTTTTAG
- a CDS encoding ribose-phosphate pyrophosphokinase: MNPSEVVVFSGNANRPLAEEICKHLNIPNGQISVKRFSDGESSVKIEENVRGRDVFVVQSISYPANDSLMELLLIIDAARRASARRITAVIPYYGYGRQDRKVEPRVPISARMVADLIETVGPDRVLTMDLHADQIQGFFRIPVDHLYFSPVLAEYINSLGMDDLVIVSPDSGGAERARNFGKKVNGSLAIIDKRRPKANESVVMHVIGEIKDKNCLLLDDMIDTGGTIAKAATALYQNGAKSVLCCASHGVLSGEAPTKLNEGDFKQIVLSNSIAIPESKKINHLKTLSIAPLFAKAIERIHNEESISSLFS; this comes from the coding sequence ATGAATCCCAGCGAAGTAGTTGTATTTTCCGGAAATGCAAACAGACCTCTTGCCGAGGAAATTTGTAAACACCTGAACATTCCCAACGGCCAAATCTCAGTTAAGAGATTCTCCGATGGAGAAAGTTCCGTAAAAATCGAAGAAAACGTTCGTGGACGGGATGTATTTGTGGTTCAGTCCATAAGCTATCCAGCAAACGACAGTTTGATGGAACTTTTACTCATCATCGATGCAGCAAGAAGAGCCTCTGCTCGTCGTATTACGGCCGTTATCCCTTATTATGGTTACGGACGCCAAGACAGAAAAGTAGAACCACGCGTTCCTATTTCTGCTCGAATGGTCGCTGATTTAATTGAAACTGTTGGTCCTGACCGAGTTCTCACAATGGATTTACACGCTGACCAAATCCAAGGATTCTTTCGGATTCCTGTAGACCATTTATACTTTTCACCAGTCCTCGCTGAGTACATCAACTCACTTGGTATGGACGACCTTGTGATTGTTTCTCCAGACTCTGGTGGAGCAGAAAGGGCTCGTAACTTCGGAAAGAAGGTAAACGGATCTCTTGCCATCATTGACAAACGTAGACCAAAAGCTAACGAGTCTGTGGTGATGCATGTCATTGGTGAAATCAAAGACAAAAACTGCCTTTTACTCGATGATATGATAGATACTGGCGGTACCATTGCAAAAGCGGCAACTGCTCTCTATCAAAACGGAGCCAAATCGGTATTGTGTTGTGCATCCCACGGAGTTCTTTCCGGAGAAGCACCTACCAAATTGAATGAAGGCGACTTCAAACAAATTGTGCTTTCAAATTCTATCGCCATTCCGGAGAGCAAAAAAATAAATCACTTGAAAACGCTCTCTATCGCACCACTCTTTGCTAAAGCCATTGAGCGAATTCATAACGAAGAATCAATTTCTAGTCTGTTTTCATAA
- a CDS encoding ACP S-malonyltransferase: MTSAKLLTATLQNSQKFFLQFGGQGSPYLKELVKLHAEPELKEFFETSFKTIAEIAARDGKSPLLNEGFDFKSWIENPDGAPSEDYLARAPISVPGIFMTQIANYVLVSKRGYPTAELITATGALSGHSQGVIASALVGLGLDGLDFLKAYSDFLKFVFYLGFNGQKVYPNFVVSEEIVKENEANGDKNPAPMVAVIGYTKDELEERVKKTNDSLGLKGQDTVFISLYNTPDSMILSALPSSLLAFRKQWKAEMDEKKFKFVYLKTTAPFHCPFMETSLDKFNTEDAAVVPFPYTGADLKVPVYSIFDGHNLQKDGNLRDILFKMVLIEPLYWDLAIAPIFNDSAINTIIDFGPSVVSQRLTGGHLKAKNIEKQSLCASNAKELKVILEA; the protein is encoded by the coding sequence ATGACATCGGCCAAACTCCTTACTGCTACCCTCCAAAATTCTCAAAAATTTTTCCTTCAATTTGGGGGACAGGGTTCACCTTATCTAAAAGAACTCGTAAAATTACACGCAGAACCAGAACTCAAAGAATTTTTCGAAACAAGTTTCAAAACCATCGCTGAAATTGCAGCCCGTGATGGCAAAAGTCCCCTTTTAAACGAGGGATTCGATTTCAAATCATGGATTGAAAATCCAGACGGCGCTCCTTCAGAAGACTACTTAGCTCGTGCTCCCATCTCCGTGCCGGGAATCTTTATGACACAAATTGCAAACTATGTTTTAGTTTCTAAACGTGGTTATCCCACAGCTGAACTCATCACAGCAACGGGAGCTCTTAGTGGACATAGCCAAGGCGTTATCGCTTCTGCCCTTGTTGGTCTTGGATTAGATGGGCTTGATTTTCTAAAAGCATACTCCGACTTCTTAAAGTTTGTTTTTTATCTAGGGTTTAATGGTCAAAAAGTTTATCCTAACTTTGTTGTTTCAGAAGAGATCGTAAAAGAAAACGAAGCCAATGGAGATAAAAATCCAGCACCTATGGTTGCCGTGATTGGTTATACAAAAGATGAATTAGAAGAAAGAGTGAAAAAAACAAATGACTCTCTTGGACTCAAAGGTCAAGACACAGTTTTCATTTCTCTTTATAACACTCCAGATTCTATGATCCTTTCGGCACTTCCTTCTTCTCTTCTTGCCTTCCGTAAACAATGGAAAGCAGAGATGGACGAGAAAAAATTCAAATTTGTTTATTTAAAAACAACAGCTCCTTTCCATTGCCCATTTATGGAAACTTCCCTCGACAAATTCAATACAGAAGATGCTGCAGTGGTTCCATTTCCTTATACTGGTGCAGATTTAAAAGTTCCTGTATATAGTATCTTTGATGGTCACAACCTTCAAAAAGATGGAAACTTACGTGACATCCTTTTTAAGATGGTTTTGATTGAGCCACTTTACTGGGATTTGGCGATCGCACCCATTTTTAATGATAGTGCCATCAACACAATCATTGACTTTGGACCAAGTGTTGTGAGCCAAAGACTCACTGGTGGACATCTAAAAGCAAAAAACATCGAAAAACAATCATTATGTGCATCGAATGCTAAGGAATTAAAAGTAATTCTCGAAGCATAA
- a CDS encoding sugar phosphate nucleotidyltransferase yields MNLHNTVTAVILAAGKGTRMKSELPKVAVVLNESPLLLHVLRNIESAGIKRKVVVVGYRKDVVTDIAKSFSGVEFAEQTEQLGTGHAVLSAEPALAPYTGYTIVACGDAPLISAKSFTELIELHKENGYSATVLSAKMENPTGYGRIIRSVDDGSLLRIVEEKDATPEEKVVNEVNTGTYCFTTEDLFTALKQIGNDNAQKEYYLTDVIKIFRSLGKKVGAKTLANALESHGINSPDDLALAKQYIDKGLVGV; encoded by the coding sequence ATGAACCTACATAATACTGTAACTGCTGTTATTTTGGCGGCGGGGAAAGGAACTCGAATGAAGAGTGAGCTTCCCAAGGTTGCGGTTGTACTGAACGAATCTCCACTTTTACTTCACGTTCTTCGCAATATCGAATCCGCCGGCATCAAACGAAAGGTCGTGGTTGTCGGTTACCGCAAAGATGTCGTTACAGATATCGCAAAATCATTTTCTGGTGTAGAATTTGCCGAACAAACAGAACAGTTGGGAACAGGACATGCTGTCCTGTCGGCAGAACCAGCCCTTGCACCTTACACGGGATATACGATTGTTGCCTGCGGGGATGCACCACTCATTTCTGCAAAATCATTTACTGAACTTATAGAACTCCATAAAGAAAACGGATATTCTGCGACTGTTCTTTCGGCCAAAATGGAAAACCCTACGGGTTACGGTCGCATCATCCGTTCTGTCGATGATGGTAGCCTTTTGCGCATCGTAGAAGAAAAAGACGCTACTCCCGAAGAGAAAGTCGTCAATGAAGTGAACACAGGAACCTATTGTTTTACCACGGAAGATCTTTTTACTGCCTTAAAACAAATCGGTAATGACAATGCTCAAAAGGAATATTACCTCACAGATGTAATAAAGATTTTTAGATCTTTGGGAAAAAAGGTCGGAGCAAAAACTTTGGCAAATGCTTTAGAAAGTCACGGTATCAATTCTCCTGATGATTTGGCTCTTGCAAAACAATATATAGATAAAGGGTTGGTTGGAGTATGA
- a CDS encoding response regulator encodes MNKINLACVVEDDPVHLFLTKQIITLSGLVNHTLVCQNGKEAYDMLSSRISLQESLPELILLDLNMPVWDGWQFLDEFTMIPIIQKITIYIVTSSSNEEDLRRAEKYNLRGNYIIKPITLEKLREIIHQMN; translated from the coding sequence ATGAATAAAATTAATTTAGCCTGTGTTGTGGAAGATGACCCGGTTCATCTTTTTTTGACAAAACAAATCATTACTCTTTCTGGCCTCGTCAATCATACCTTAGTTTGCCAAAATGGAAAAGAAGCTTATGATATGCTTTCCTCTCGAATTTCCTTACAAGAAAGTTTACCTGAACTAATATTATTAGATTTGAATATGCCTGTATGGGACGGTTGGCAATTTCTAGATGAATTCACAATGATTCCAATAATTCAGAAGATTACAATTTACATTGTGACTAGTTCGTCCAATGAAGAAGATTTACGAAGAGCAGAAAAATACAATCTAAGAGGAAATTATATAATCAAACCCATAACTCTAGAAAAACTAAGAGAAATCATTCATCAAATGAATTGA
- the ftsH gene encoding ATP-dependent zinc metalloprotease FtsH: MNKNIKTVFLFLLVFLVILATVYKGQDFAGKPDEISYSDFLNMVEPIEGKKPIGKITSKDGKDISSKQQIIIDRELIEGWYIPEISKDNKPKPFKTNVAQVNDDLVTKLRKSRLSFTAKSTEENKFWSVVSGIIPWLFALGIIWFIMMRQLQASGNKAFTFGKSRAKMNVDPKVKVTFNDVAGCEEAKVELLEIIEFLKDPKKFQAIGARIPKGVLLVGPPGTGKTLLAKAVAGEAGVPFFSISGSDFVEMFVGVGASRVRDLFDQGKKNAPCIIFIDEIDAVGRLRGAGLGGGHDEREQTLNQMLVEMDGFEMNEGVIVMAATNRADVLDPALLRPGRFDRQVIVDLPDLKGREEILLVHSKKVPLVSDISLNSIARGTPGFTGADLANLINEAALLAARRNKKRVTQEELEEARDKVMMGPERKSMFISDKEKEMTAYHEAGHALLGTLLPYTEPVHKVTIIPRGRALGLTQSLPVEDRHSYRKNYCLDRIVMSMGGYIAEELIFGDPSNGSSNDIQQATNIARRMVCEWGMSEKLGTIHYGSGETSPFMGRDYGHTSKPYSEEFAALIDQEVKRIIQTCLDKGRDLVKKNQKKLDSIAKALLAKETIDAQELMDIVQPSFDKYADSKSGLGTKKGKGSSTTKPAYSS; encoded by the coding sequence ATGAATAAAAACATCAAAACCGTATTTCTATTTTTGCTCGTATTCCTTGTCATTTTGGCAACGGTTTATAAAGGTCAGGACTTCGCCGGTAAACCCGACGAAATCAGCTATTCCGATTTTTTGAATATGGTCGAACCCATCGAAGGGAAAAAGCCGATTGGGAAAATTACTTCGAAAGATGGAAAGGATATTTCCTCCAAACAACAAATCATCATTGATCGAGAGCTGATTGAAGGTTGGTACATCCCAGAAATCAGCAAAGACAATAAACCAAAACCCTTCAAAACTAACGTAGCACAGGTGAACGATGATTTGGTGACAAAACTTCGTAAGTCACGCCTCAGTTTTACTGCGAAATCAACAGAAGAAAACAAGTTTTGGAGTGTGGTATCAGGAATCATTCCTTGGTTGTTTGCACTCGGTATCATTTGGTTCATCATGATGCGCCAACTCCAAGCATCAGGCAACAAAGCATTTACCTTTGGTAAATCTCGTGCCAAAATGAATGTGGATCCAAAAGTCAAAGTCACCTTTAATGATGTGGCTGGTTGTGAAGAAGCAAAAGTAGAGTTACTTGAAATCATTGAATTTCTAAAAGACCCAAAAAAATTCCAAGCCATTGGTGCACGAATTCCGAAAGGAGTTCTTCTTGTGGGTCCTCCAGGAACTGGTAAGACCTTACTTGCCAAAGCAGTAGCGGGTGAAGCAGGTGTTCCTTTCTTCTCAATTTCTGGTTCTGACTTTGTCGAAATGTTTGTAGGTGTGGGAGCATCACGTGTCCGTGATCTATTTGACCAAGGTAAAAAAAATGCTCCTTGTATCATCTTTATAGATGAGATTGATGCGGTAGGTCGTCTTCGTGGTGCAGGCCTTGGCGGCGGGCATGACGAAAGAGAACAGACCCTCAATCAAATGTTAGTCGAGATGGACGGATTTGAAATGAATGAAGGTGTTATCGTGATGGCTGCGACTAACCGCGCAGATGTACTCGATCCTGCTCTCCTTCGTCCCGGTCGTTTTGACAGACAAGTAATAGTGGACCTTCCAGACCTCAAAGGCCGGGAAGAGATTTTACTTGTTCACTCCAAAAAAGTTCCATTAGTTTCAGATATTTCACTAAACTCTATCGCTCGGGGAACACCAGGTTTTACAGGAGCCGATCTTGCAAACCTTATCAATGAAGCGGCACTCCTTGCGGCGCGTCGTAACAAAAAACGTGTCACCCAAGAAGAACTCGAAGAAGCACGAGATAAAGTCATGATGGGACCTGAACGTAAGTCTATGTTTATCTCTGACAAAGAGAAAGAAATGACGGCTTACCATGAAGCGGGTCATGCCCTGCTTGGCACCTTACTGCCGTATACCGAACCCGTTCATAAAGTCACAATCATTCCTCGTGGTAGAGCTCTTGGGCTTACCCAGTCTCTTCCTGTGGAAGACAGACATTCCTATCGCAAAAACTACTGTTTGGATCGAATTGTAATGTCTATGGGTGGCTACATTGCCGAAGAACTCATCTTTGGTGATCCGTCTAACGGTTCTTCCAACGATATCCAACAAGCAACCAACATTGCACGTCGTATGGTTTGTGAATGGGGTATGTCTGAAAAACTTGGAACCATCCATTACGGATCTGGCGAAACTTCACCGTTTATGGGCCGAGACTACGGTCATACAAGCAAACCTTACTCAGAAGAATTTGCGGCCCTTATTGACCAAGAGGTCAAACGTATCATCCAAACCTGCCTTGACAAAGGTCGTGATTTAGTGAAAAAGAACCAAAAGAAATTGGATTCCATTGCGAAAGCCCTCCTTGCTAAAGAAACGATCGACGCACAGGAACTTATGGACATTGTCCAACCTTCTTTTGACAAATATGCAGATTCCAAATCAGGATTAGGAACTAAAAAAGGCAAAGGTTCTTCGACAACAAAACCGGCCTATTCTTCTTAA